One Aegilops tauschii subsp. strangulata cultivar AL8/78 chromosome 7, Aet v6.0, whole genome shotgun sequence genomic window carries:
- the LOC109767377 gene encoding uncharacterized protein has protein sequence MAFEDDYVARADGNTEICVEYANKASCVEYCIGRFKYWLRNDDQKIVALDVEYTWPRGPTQMAAVVQLCVDIYVLVYHISVADEHCGLLAAFLLDEEYTFVGVDINNDEKKLKHVGLVVQNFVDIQNMWRVPDPVTIKPKYGLADYTGSIIQHNYNKMKDALTEDDHHIWAEAPLPLKNIYYASMEAYATYDVYRRLVNFQKGLESQCQHLAKPSRRSKKSRRKKEST, from the coding sequence ATGGCGTTCGAGGATGATTATGTTGCTAGGGCAGATGGAAATACCGAAATTTGTGTGGAGTACGCGAACAAGGCTAGCTGTGTTGAGTACTGCATTGGCAGATTCAAATACTGGTTGCGGAACGACGACCAGAAGATAGTTGCACTGGATGTGGAGTACACCTGGCCTCGTGGTCCGACACAGATGGCGGCCGTGGTCCAGTTATGCGTTGACATCTACGTCCTCGTGTACCACATAAGTGTTGCTGATGAGCACTGCGGCCTGCTTGCCGCCTTCCTACTCGACGAGGAGTACACCTTTGTTGGGGTGGACATCAACAATGACGAGAAAAAACTCAAGCATGTTGGTCTGGTGGTACAAAACTTTGTGGATATCCAGAATATGTGGAGAGTGCCTGATCCAGTGACGATTAAGCCAAAGTATGGCTTGGCTGACTACACTGGTTCCATCATCCAGCACAACTACAACAAGATGAAGGACGCTCTCACAGAAGATGACCACCATATATGGGCAGAAGCGCCCTTGCCCTTGAAGAACATCTATTATGCTTCCATGGAAGCGTATGCCACCTACGACGTATACAGGCGGTTGGTGAACTTCCAGAAGGGGTTAGAGAGTCAGTGCCAGCATCTCGCCAAACCATCTAGGCGGTCAAAGAAGTCCAGAAGGAagaaagaatcaacctaa